A stretch of the Mustela nigripes isolate SB6536 chromosome X, MUSNIG.SB6536, whole genome shotgun sequence genome encodes the following:
- the EFNB1 gene encoding ephrin-B1 has product MARPGQRWLGKWLVAMVVLALCRLATPLAKNLEPVSWSSLNPKFLSGKGLVIYPKIGDKLDIICPRAEAGRPYEYYKLYLVRPEQAAACSTVLDPNVLVTCNRPEQEIRFTIKFQEFSPNYMGLEFKKHHDYYITSTSNGSLEGLENREGGVCRTRTMKIVMKVGQDPNAVTPEQLTTSRPSKEADNTIKMATQAPSGRGSLGDSDGKHETVNQEEKSSPGASGGGSGDPDSFFNSKVALFAAVGAGCVIFLLIIIFLTVLLLKLRKRHRKHTQQRAPALSLSTLASPKGGSGTAGTEPSDIIIPLRTTENNYCPHYEKVSGDYGHPVYIVQEMPPQSPANIYYKV; this is encoded by the exons ATGGCCCGGCCTGGGCAGCGTTGGCTTGGCAAGTGGCTTGTGGCGATGGTCGTGTTGGCACTGTGCCGGCTCGCCACGCCGCTGGCCAAGAACCTGGAGCCCGTGTCCTGGAGCTCCCTCAACCCCAA GTTCCTGAGTGGGAAGGGCCTGGTGATCTACCCAAAGATTGGAGACAAGCTGGACATCATCTGCCCCCGAGCGGAAGCAGGGCGGCCCTACGAGTACTATAAGCTGTACCTGGTGCGACCAGAGCAGGCGGCTGCTTGCAGCACTGTGCTTGACCCCAATGTGCTGGTCACCTGCAATCGGCCAGAGCAGGAGATCCGCTTCACCATTAAGTTCCAGGAGTTCAGCCCCAACTACATGGGCCTGGAGTTCAAGAAGCACCATGATTACTACATTACCT CTACATCCAATGGGAGCCTGGAGGGACTGGAAAACCGGGAGGGAGGCGTGTGCCGTACACGCACCATGAAGATCGTCATGAAGGTTGGGCAAG accccaaTGCTGTGACGCCTGAGCAGCTGACCACCAGCCGGCCCAGCAAGGAGGCAGACAACACTATCAAAATGGCCACGCAGGCCCCCAGCGGCCGGGGTTCCCTGGGTGACTCTGACGGCAagcatg agactgtgaaccaggaagagaaaagcagcccTGGGGCAAGCGGAGGTGGCAGTGGGGACCCCGACAGCTTCTTCAACTCCAAGGTGGCATTGTTCGCAGCCGTTGGCGCTGGCTGTGTCATCTTCCTGCTCATCATCATTTTCCTGACAGTTCTGTTACTCAAGCTGCGCAAACGGCACCGGAAGCACACCCAGCAGCGGGCGCCCGCCCTCTCCCTCAGTACCCTGGCCAGTCCCAAGGGGGGCAGTGGCACGGCGGGCACCGAGCCCAGCGACATCATCATCCCCTTACGGACTACAGAGAACAACTACTGCCCCCACTACGAGAAGGTGAGTGGGGACTACGGGCACCCTGTCTACATCGTCCAGGAGATGCCACCCCAGAGCCCAGCGAACATCTACTACAAGGTCTGA